The following is a genomic window from Malus sylvestris chromosome 12, drMalSylv7.2, whole genome shotgun sequence.
cttcaaattATCTTATATaacggttgaaaattaaaaatatatgtgagaagtaaaattggGATGTGAATATTACAcctctttaattattttttatgtgaATTTTATTAATGCATTAATTATATAtcttaaaactttattttatttgatttctttttaaaatggatcatacaaatattatttaaaacaaaaaaaaaacatatcggttgaaaaaaagaaaaaaatctgaCATTATCACGTTAAccatcaaattaacatttgacaTTTATCTTTTGACATATCATTTAGGGATGCTTTAATGTTCTTCAACACGTTCAATTTGACGATTGAAAATTGAgacttgagaaaaaaaaattgagtgggtACATAACAccacccaaaaaaaataaaaacaaaatagttatcGAACCTTTTTTTAGTAAAGTATGCAACTATACATATGTTACTATTATGCTGGTGACAACATGTGCTTAATTTTGATGAAACTTCTTAACAGAATTAAAGTCAATGGCCAATGCTATGCATGTTGTCAACAGAAAGTGATTTttaagagagattttttagtgtcgGCAGCACGACTTGGTATACCAAGTATAATAATGCAATTGGTATACTCGCTTGATgtccaattaattgttttacGACACTTGTTgtataatccaattaattattttatgacACTTATTGTATCGGACCATATTCCCGACTCATCGAAGGATTTCTCAATTTGTATACTCGCTTGATGTCCTCTGCGCTCCTCATTTTGTTTATATTGATTCTGCTTTGATTGACTCGAATTCTACGACGAAGGAAAGGGAAGGAGTGCACAAGGATAAAACGAAACGTGAAAATCACTTTCCTTTGTCAAACTCGGACAAATTTTATGGACTTCAAATTTGAGTTTCTAAAACGACAATTTGTTCAAAATTTAGCGGCCAAATTGGTTGCTCAAATTTCGGTGCAAATTAAAATCATaatttgatgcatcttacaatACAACATGCAATGCAGGAACTTCTACGGACCAGGTGGACCGTACGCCATGTTTGCTGGAAGGGAAGTTAGCAGAGCGCTGGCTCTTCTGTCTTTTAAACCCCAAGACATAAACGGCAACCTCGAAGGTCTCGGCCCTGATGAACTTGGCATATTACAGGACTGGGAAGAGAAGTTCATCGAAAAATATGACAAGGTCGGGCGGCTTGTAACAGAGCTGAGGATGAATTCTGATGAGTAAACCGGGGACGGTGGAGATGAAGCTCAACCGGAGGCAAATGGACAGGCACAACAGAACCAACCTTATGCAGTGGTCGTTGATACTTGTTGGATTATGTCCCGTTGAATCCCCAACATTGGGATGATGGATTGCTAGGGTTTCCTTCTTTTCCTAATCCTGTATGTGCATAGTATATGTATCACTTGTTAGTTATACGATGCAGCAAAATGTCACCGAGAAATTATTGTAGTCGATGTTTACAGTGGAAATTCATGTTAGCGGTTATAGTTGCCATGATGTTTCCGGCAATCAAGTTAGGGTTTAGTTTATGAAATATGGAGTTTAACAGAATGTATTGAGGCCTTGCCTCCAAATAAAAGACAACATAATGGACGCTTTCTTTTGTACAAACACAAGACATGGAACTTTCACGTTAATCAAGCCAAACGAATAAACGTAAGGTAGAAGACATGTACCTGATAGCGCACCCATTGCCTATATAGACGTCAAAATATTACTGGTTATGTCCGTCAAACTTTGGCTCATTCCGCTGACTAACTTCACTTCCAGTATTGTTCAGGCATCAATTGTTGAACGAAGGCACTGCAGTAGAAGAATCTGATGGCAATTCCCTGGGCCCTGTTGGCTTGTGCATGTAAACTCCACAATTCCTGCAATTCCAGAACTATCACAGATAGAATTTATCTAAACTAAGAATCACTTCAACTGTTGGTCATATGTTCTATCAATTTAATTTGTCTCCGCATTTGACAGTTTTCCGCCTTCACTCAATAAACTACAATTATCATCCACCTCCGCCATCTTTCAACTTCGGCTAAAATTCCCAAGCGTACAGAGTTTCCCCTCTCTATCTATATCACTGATCCACCAATCCTCACACAATTGTAATAACTTAACAAGCTACAAccaaataaaaatgggtacaagcTAAAGATAAAACGGGAGGCAATTCAACAGCGAAGAGTAAAAATGAAAATAGGAGACAACATATCAAGCATAGATAGATCACACAACCGCCTTAAAAGTTACACACTTGATCATCAGAAACTAACAAGAACTTTGGTTTTATCTGTACTAGTAGAAAAGCACTTTGGTTTGTGCATACAAAGATACATCAGTAAAAAATTTCTATATACGATACAGAACCGCCATTGAAGCGTTCCAATAATTGTAATCTATCTACACAAACAAAGTACGTAATAGTTGAGAGGAACAAACAATAATGAATCAAGCATAGATAGATTATACAAATACTTTGAATGAGACATACTTTGTCCTCAAAAACTGGTAAgaactttgattttatttgcACGTAACTGTGGTGATTTGAGCAGGAGGACATGTAAGTACAATTAGCAAAAGGTTAGCTAGGGACTTTGGTGGCTGGCTCCGACTGCTTCTCTGTATGTACTTTGGCTTTTCGAATGGATCTCATGGCTtcttcaaatgatttctgaATGAAAAGGAAAAGCATGTCAGTGACACAATGTTGGAAAGATTCATTCGAAGTTATACAACCATCACAGGACATTCCTCAATGAAGAAAGAAGGGATTTAGAATTCACCTTCCCACAGACATCTCTGGTCTCACCAAGACGAGGTCTAAAATCAAATCAGCCTAAAGTAGCTCAAACATGTCACTAAAAAAGGAGTCCTTCGATGCTTGACTGGAGCTCATATTAGAAAATTATATTCGTGCGTATCTCTAGTTTTACTTTTGGCATTTGTATTTTACATTACACAACAGTACATAAAAAGCACTCTAAATGACAATAATCAAACTTTCTTCAGTTTCTAGGAAGGAATCACATAGCTTTGCCCGAAGAAATCATCTAATAATTCCAAATATTTACAGCCTTAAGATAAATTTAGGCTCAATTTCTATAAACATACAAACGACGGATCCACCCACAGGATTATATAAGCAAAAATTAGTGAAAGCGTGAACTGAGAAACAAAAGTCCAGTGTGAAGAGGGAAACTAAGGAGCAATGTACCTCATTATTATGCATCTTCCAGAAGGCATCCCAGCCCAAATTAACAACTGCCATGCCACCTAAGAAAGCCCTGCATAAAATTCATATACCAATGAACCATTTCCAAGGAGAGAATTTACCCAACATCCTACATTGATTATCCAAATTCCGAAAGGGGCACGCTAAATGTAATTCCATGTTCGCATCATCAGGTAAAATGTATGTTTTTTACAGCATCGAATTAACTAGAATCGAAAACAGCAGGCCAAGTGAGCCAACATCTAACATTGAGCTTAATCCGTGAACATAAACGGAATCGGAAAAATGCAGCTAACCCTAACTTCCATAACAAGTTAGGTAATTGCAACATGTTCGGCAATTAAGCAATTAACAGTAACTGGAAAGCAAACCCAATTccaaatgaatgtaaaaatcaACCAAGGAAATTTACAGACAAGTGAGATGAGAGAAAGTTTATCTTACCCTGCTACGGAGACATTGAGAAGGAAAGCGCGGGTCGTGACATATCGGAGTAAATTCTCAAAGGCGGAGGAAGCTCTGTTGGCGGCTCCAGAACCGCCACCTCCTCTTCTGTAACTGTAAGTATTACTTCTACTGTATCCATAACCGTAACTGCGAGTGTAGGTATTGTAATTGCTGTGGGGGCGGCGAGAGCTCTGGAAATTGTAGTCGGCGCGCTTGCGATCGTCGGTGAGGACCTGGTAGGCCTCGGATACCTGCTTGAATCGGACGGTGGCGCTGTCTCTCTCCGCCTTGGGGGAAGCGGAATGCTTGTCTGGGTGCAGCTTCACCGCCAGCTTCCTGAACGCTTCCTTGATTTCGGCTTTGCTCGCGTTCCTCGTCAGCCCCAATACCTTGTAGTGATCCATAATTTCGTTATTTGATAGATTATCTCGATCGAACGATCGTCTATTTCGtaattagggtttcaattttttgatTGGAATTGGGAATTGGGAATTGGGAATTAGGAATTGAGGAGTTAGGGTTTATCAATGCGTTTTTGTCTTGGAGAATGAAGGGTTGGGTTATTCAACGTCGTGGCATCGCCATAGCCGCTTCCCTTTCTTCAAAGTTTTGCAGTTCGCAATTGATATTTCAGCTGAAAATACTACTTTCCCCATTATACCCTGCCGAACTTAGATAAAGGTTGAATTACTCATGTGACCCCCAAAATtgtattcagttttttttttttaagagaacaACTGGTGTCAAGTTATGGTTATTTACACATTTTAAAGGCTGGAAAATACTCAAAGAAGCATTTCATCATTCCCTGGTCATAAGTTTGACTTCCACACCAACGGTTtcgaacccaagacatccaatttttaatttgaaggAAGCCTCGCAATCCGTCATTTACTATTACACCACTGACTCGTGGTTATTGTATTCATATTTCACATTTCCTTGTCTATATCAAGTAGCAATATCAATTAAATACACCAAGTAGTTAAAATTTTAGGAAAGATCCTTCCTAATCCACCTAGTCCGGAATCCGaactgttgaaatttgatctaatagcTACAAATAAAGAGTCTTTTTAAAAGTGATAACAactgtagccgtttgatcaaatttcaactgtTCGGATTCCATACTAGGTGGATTAGGTGGAAAATGATtcggagaggatctctttccaaaattttaaaacatgATTTGGTGAAGAAAGTGAGTTATTATGCTTTGCACTCCCATGGATTGGTGTTGTAACACATTAATCCATatcttttccccttttttttctttctaaagtgACAAATTGTTAATACCATATTTCTCTGCATTCATCAAATTATTGATGATAACTGCTTTAGAATTTATCGAGTTTGCTTTTTTATCAATGGATTTCAGCTTATGCTTAACAAGTTATCGAATTCATAATGATAATGTATTGtgaaatttttatattaaaagtaagaggaaattgtagcaatgacttatcaactttaatcaaattagagtaatgatctctcaactaaaaattcgtGATCATTGGTTCCTTAACAAGTCAAAACGTACGATGTTGATATTTTTCTCAATTCCATCAAAACTTTCGTCAAAATGAATCACTTATCTCATATGTGAGGCTAGATAATGGGaaaatatagaaaaccaaatgagaaaattgtagcaataatcATTTAATTTCAATCCAATTGGAGCAGTAGTctttcaactttaacccaaatagagtaatggtccctcaactttaactcaattgtaacAATGGTCTTTTCACCGTGACTCACTATGACTGAAGTTATAATGGAGTTGACAAAAAGAACAATAActatatgttttgatgagtttaaGAGACTAATGGTCACGAGTTTTTAGTTAATGAACTATTTCTCTAATTGGATTCAAGTTAAGATATGATTGCTATAATTTCCTCTAAAAGCAAAACCTAACATTTCAAGATTTACTGACAAACAAAGGGACCAATGTATCAAGCTGTAACCATGAAATTAACTTTTGCCATAGTTTTTAGAACATAGGGGCGAAAGAGTTACAAGCCTCAAACTACGAGGGTGCAAActgtaattaaaatttattcaaAGGTCAAAAGGtaatctttcttttgatcaAAAGGTCAAAAGGTAATCAAAGCAACGCAAAAGTGCAGGTCCCTCTTCTCCCCCAATCGACTCAGACCCGGTTAGCTCTCGTCATTTTTCACTTTCCCAACGACGGAACAGAACCGAAGAGTCGGATTGTTCATCTCCTCCACCACCGGCGAACCGGCGTACCCGGTATGAATCTTATTTTCCgatttgtgtttttatatttttcataaaTTGTCTCGCTTTCGATTTCCATTTACCAGATTTTAACGGTAAAATCTTACTTCTTTAGTTTTTGTGtgtgttatatttgttgatttctTCTCTGAAACCGAGGCCTGAATCTCAAATTTTGTGCTCGAATCCGATTATTCTCTGTGATGATTGATTTATGTGTCGAATTCGTCGAGTTTGTTActcttagtttcaattttagCATTTGAATAGTAGTTGCTAATTGTACAAAGGGAAATGATTTTCACGAGATTTGGCGCAACGGAAATGTTGTTCCTTTGTGACCGAAATGTAACGGGTTCAAGTCGTGGAAACAGCCTCTTTGCAAAGCAAGGTAAGGCTGCGTACGACAGATGTCTCCCCTCCCCGACCCTCCCAAAGCAGGAGCCTTGTTGGCTTGGCGTCGCCCATTTTACTCCCTACAAAGGCCAGAAATGAACTTGATTATGCGTGCACTGAGGAAAAGGGTGTGCGGAAATCACTTACCTCATAAATATTGTGAGCAGCGTTGCCCCGCCAGAACATTTATCTCCCTCACATTGTGTTTGTTGGATACTTCTTAATAGAAGAGTTTTTGTGACTTGTTGACATATATATGGGATTGCAAATGTGGTCTGTTTAGCACATTCCTTGACTCAGATaatctcttttttgtttctaaTACTTAGGGGTACTGGGTACAGATCATTTGTGTCACCGGAGAAAAAGATGAAGGGCCAAAGCAGCTATGCTCCACCTGCTTACGTTCCGTTGGGAATGTCGGATTCTGAATCAGCGATTGTGTTGTGCAGTGAAGACCCTCCCATGCAGCAAAGCAGCGGTGATGGGCCCAAACAATGGTCTTCTGGAATCTGCGCATGCTGTGACGATATGCAGAGCTGTACGCTATTTTTTGCCTTGTGACCTTGATTTATCAGGAGGAAAAATTAAGAAGGTGCATCTTGAGTAGGGAAAACAAAAAGTAGCTCGTTCTCAACTAACCCCATACAATACCATATGCTCAGCTCTTAGTTTTTATGCGTTAATGTACTCTGAGTACCTCTTCATTATGTGGAGGACCTCTTTTTAGTCTGAATTCGTGACTGGTAATCATTTTGTGTAGTTAGAAGCCATTGCAATATCTGAATTTTCAGCAGGTAACCGTGCCCAGATATGTTTTAAGATCATACAGTAATATATTGTCTGATAAAACTTGACGAGAACTGTAGGAATCATTATAGGATTAGAATGACTTCAAGTTATGAAGTGTACATTAATAGAATGCCCCCTTGAATTTTTCATGGACAAAATTTGGATAAAGATTATCAATAAGATCGATATGTTACTAAGTACTTTAAATCTCATTTTAAAGAGGTAATATCCAGTCTGGTGTGAGGTAAAGCATTGGCTGCTGGTATATACTCTGTGTTGTTAGTGGTGAATAAATAGATGATAATGTTCTTAAGACGTTAGAGGAGGTACATGGGCAGAGGATAATCTgacttgttttatttttgtttatcatGATAAGTTGCAACATTTGGTCGTTAGGTACCAACCATTGCTATATATGTTCGTAACAGTAGGAGGAGTTTCATCCATCATGTCTCCAAATTATGACTTTCAAAACAATAACGACCATCTAattgctgatttttttttttttacaggttGTGTAGGTCTGTTTTGTCCTTGCTTTCTGTTCGGAAAGAATGCAGAATTTCTGGGTTCTGGGACATTATTAGGATCATGCATGACTCATTTTATTTTGTGGGCACTGGTTAATACCGTCTGCTGCTTATTGACTGAGGGTCTGTTTTTGGGCATACCGGGATGCTTTGTTGCATGTTATGCTTGTGGCTACCGCAGTGCCCTCAGAACAAAGTATAATCTTCAGGTATAACATTGATTATCAATTTTACAGTCTTAAAGTCTGTTAACTGTTAAGAGtagaaaatttttaattttgtgtttttattctCCCGGTTCCTTCttgatttttgttttactttttatctGAGTTTCAATATGCTTTTGACGGTTTGATGGTTACTACAAAATATGGTTGATTATTGTAGCCGTTGGGCCTGACATATTGGTTAAgtgctttgataccatgttaaaatTCGAGTATTCAACGCAAAACCAAGTGGCAATTCATGCCTGTGCAGCACAATATGTAAGGCTTACCACTAcaggataaaaaataaaataaatggttcTTCATTTCATTTGTCATGCAAGGCTTCGAGTTGCTGATGCGGGATTATATTATCATCAAAGGAAAGATGTAATTATCATTTGTGTGGTAAGGGAATGTGACTTTATATAGGGCTCAATGGCGGAACATAATTTTGATTACTTTGATATAATATGCTTGGGGAAGGTCATGAACTACTCGAAACTTTTTGTGTGACaactaaaaggtcgtacccagtgcacaaggctcccgctttacgtagggtctgggagaggtgaatgttggctagccttacccccatttatgaagaggctgctcccaagtttTTGTGTGACAACTGCTTAAGTTTATTTTGTTACTCCACTAGGGCTTATCAGATAATCTAGGGTTTCTGTCAGAATAGTTGGAATGTCATGCTGTGGAGAAATAATTCTTGTCCATGAATTTTGTAGGAAGCGCCATGTGGAGACTTTGTCACTCATTTTTTCTGCCATCTGTGTGCCATTTGTCAAGAGTACCGAGAGATCCGTGAAAAGTCTGATTCCAGCCCTCCTGACCTGAGTCTGGCTGTAGTTACAGCCCCGTCAGTCCAGACAATGGAACCAGGTCTCCAAATGTAAACCACTGTTTTAGTACTCCTGTAGGATCAGCATTTGGTTTAGGTTATACAACCTTCTTCCTGCCCTTAAATGGATAATATTATCGAAGCCTTCCacggtttgtttttatttttacttaagTTCTTTGGTCTCTACCAGGGTTGATTTTATTATGTTATCCGCACGATGTACTTTTCTCATTCCTTCTTTTATATGTGAAAATGGCCCTCTTCTACCTCATTTATGAGCATGATAGCATTTGCATCATTCTGTTGGTTGACTCCAGAAAGGTTAGTTGCTTCCAAGTTTGAAGTGATCACTGCGGGCTCTCTCGTGGATGCAGTTGCTACAGGTATTACTTCTTTATATCGATCCTGTAAAGTGCAATATCTCCATTCGGTTTTCGTTGTCTAATTCTTTGCTCGAGTGTCACTGTGGATTGGGACACAGCTAAACTTTGATCCGTACTGCCAGGTTACAACTTACACCATCTTTGTCTGCTGCTTTCATACCTCTTCCTTATTCTCCGAGGATTCCCGTGTGAGGTTTCCCTCCTCAACTTAGCTTCAGTTGGAGAGATTACGAGCAACAACCGATGGCTTGTATTTTGCCGCATTTGCGGTTTATTACACGTTCCTTGAGTCGGAAGTTTCGGTTGGCTTCGTGTTCGGATTCGGAATAGGGTTTCGAGTTTGGGATCAACTTTGTGTCGTTTCAATCCTGCCATCCCATCCCCATCCTCCTATCATTGCCTTTTTGCTTTCAATCTTTTTGTCCCACGCATCAGTCTGATTGGATGTGTTCTTTCGTTTTCGTTTTGCTTTGCACTGGTGCTGCTTTTATTACCTTCTAGGACTGGACTAGTTTTGTCCTGGAGGATTCTCGCCGtatcctttttgtgaggatcttggaGATCCTTTCTTTAATTACATATGTTCATCGTACACATTGTGTGGTCAGAAATCActgtaaatttttatatttaaaattgaatataaacagtatctgacaaaaactgatcacacgatgtacgatgaacgaatgtgattgGAGATCTCTCTCCTAGTTTTGGACCTAGATCATCGAACCCCTTGAACCAAACCACCCGATAGTAATTCAGTTTCTTTAACTCAAACCGAACTAAATTACACAGCTGAACGGTTGATTGGTTTGATCGTAGTTTGAGGTTAAATTTGATTCGAATTGAACCGTGTGTGCTCCTCGTAACAGTGAGAAATCTTCCACGCACGCATAAGCAACGTAGTGTAACACACCTCATGTATCTGTATGATTCTGTAGACAAATTTGAAGTGGCCGAAACGCGTAGTGGCTTCGGAGAATCCACTTTCTGCCCATAACACTATCTGCTATGCTTTTAGCTTCCAACTTTTGACGTGGTCAGTGATTCGCGGCTTTAGCAAGGACACTTCGTTCTTTTGCCTTGCTACCCACACCTATGTACCCCATCTCCTACGTGGACACGTCATCGGTTTAGTTTTTAAGTATTTAGTAGATTTTATGTGTTGCTTCGACAATTTGTTTGTGTCGCAATAACGATTTGTGTGGCCTCGTCGTTTGCGATGATTTTATGTGAGGCACAGAAGACAATGTACCTATGTAAATGTACCTATAGGgttggttcggtatgggatatcGAACCAAAAACGTCATATTGAGTCCCAAACCGTTTATTTTCAGGATGAAAATCTGAGAACCGATCCCAAatcaaaatttcggtattcCGAAGTTGATTCCTAAATATTTTCGGTATTTCGGGATTttccgaaaccaaaccgaacctgCATCAAAATTTAACACCCCaatttaaaatcaaagattCATGGACCTCCCACTCCCCTGCCAGCCCACACGGCCACACCTCGTCCCAGATTCGTCGACCTCCCCACCCCCATCTCCATCCCTCTCATTCCTGGGTTTGTCTTTGCTGCCTTCGGGAGTCGGAGAGCTTTGCGACGTGCATCGAACATAATCAGGTACCCATCCTCGCCGATGTGTGAGCTTTTCCATGTTTTGCCGAACGAAATCGCCATCGGAGGGCTACTCTGCTTTGCAGCGATGGCGCCGCTTCGTAGAATTCTGATGCCATGACATCGATGTGTGGTTGTTTCCAAATCCTAAATTCGTGAAGCTTTCTGGAtctgaaacaaacaaaaaaaacaaaaaacagagAAGCTACAAAGTTGGGCTTGCTTCCATCTGTGCATTTGAGGGAGTCGGTGGAGGGAGAGAAGAGATAGAGGATGGCTGTCAATGGGAGTGGGAAGATGGCAGACAATGATGCtatcaagaaataaaaaaagaaaaataaatgaatgGTAAGTGAAGATGGCAGACAAGGggagaataaaaaaagaaaaaggtgaaGAAGAAAGATATCTATTGGATAGAGGAACGGACCGAAAGCCAAAAAccctataaaaaaacaaaatatttcgggatttcgggaatAGCGAAAAAATGATATTTGAAAAACCAATCCTATAtcgaatacttcggtatttttcagAATGGGATTTTCGGGATGATTTTGGTTTgaattttttgggaatttttttcAGCCCTCCCATATGGCAAGCCCTTGTACTTGATTGTTCTTAGTGATGAAAAACTATccctttttggaaaaaaaaaactttttacaTGGTAAAAAAAAGTTTAAGTTATCAAATTTGTTCCACATTTTCCGGGTTAAACGGCCTTTTCCATAAAATGCACATATATCCAATGTTTGaaaaatcaaaaaaattataaaaaaatatggctCATATCGGAGAAAATCTTAAATTTCGAATAAAATCGATAGATTTTGTCGACTTATTGGTTTAAATATCGACAAAATTGCCATATGAGaaaatttccatcattttcatCGAAGACAATCAATATCAATATATTTATCGATATTTCCACAAATGTGCACATAGATAGTTCCTCCGATACCAATATTATAAACACCGCATACATCTCAATTTTTACGAATCAATTTATTTTAaccatttaaattttataatcgAAGTTgtgtaattatttaattttcatCTGAGGATCATTCatacaaaaaatcatttgattCAAAAACCATTTATATCTTCAAATATAAACAAATCAATTTTAATAGTTAAGCGAGAAAAGAATATGGACAAGATTGTCTGCCCCCTCAATTCCGGTGCCTTCCCATGCCcttttgtttgtgtggtcacggttaagccacgttaacattttatattactattcatttttatcttattatctctataaaaaaacaatataaaatgttgacatggcttaaccgtgatcacacaaaatagAAGAACACAAGAGGACACTAGAAGTGGGAGGAGAGGGCACACAATCCTTGTCCAAAGAATATGACCCGCATAAAGCCACTTGATTCTTCCCTTTACTTTCAGAGTGATTAGACTTTCATTTCTTTCCAAAACTGACTCAATTATGTTAAAGAAAGGAGTATACTATCTGTGTACTTTCCATAAGTGGCAGGCTCAATTATATCGAATAGAAAGGTTTATAATATATGAGTACAGATCCTCTTTGAATCTAAAAAAATGGAGCCTAAGGATCAAATAATCtgaatcgttgaaatttgattcaacggttacaaacaggagACCTCTCTAAAAGTTTTAATAATTATaaccattggatcaaatttcaatggtccggatTATTTGATCCTTAGGCTTCCCTTTTTAGATCCGTAGAGGATCTGTACTCATTATATACAAGCCCTATATTCAATGGAATCTCCAGATTGAGCTTCAACGATCTAAACAGTTtattttttcaagttgcactttGTAGGTCatctttgcaaaatattagtcaaatcgAAAATTTttgagacatctaattgagtttaaAGAAATTGACAACCACTATAATAtaagaaacattgaaattttattatGACAATCAAATAAGtaaatggtttcggattaaattattttttgtaaGAATAATCTATGAATGAAGACTTAAAAAGTAACTATTTGGATCATTGAAGTTCGACATATAATATACCTCACAACTAGTCTCATTTTTTTAGCAAAAAATGATAATCTATTTGGATAAAGGCTCTGATATCCTATATAtggaagaaaagagaagagatcATCTCTGAATCTCTTCCATCAAGATCatcggatcaagtgatccggatctttaaaatttcatctaatgataaaaaattattgtaactTTTAAGAGATCAAAACAAATGAACCGTTGAATGAAATTTTAAAGATCTAAATCATTTGAACTGATGATCTTGGTAGAAGAGATCCGCGAAAGAAAAAGGCAAATAAAGATTGTCATAAACTTTTGGATTTTGGTTTTTGCCTGCCAATTAATAAGAaccttttttgtgtgtgtgattATTCAAGAATATCCTTAGAATTCGAAAAGTAAACTTTATGAATGCCACCAAATTATACACATttcaaattttccaaaaaaaataattacacACATTTCAATTTCACCTCTAAACTTTTAACCCCTGTCAGTGTTCTCTCGTTATTTTGTATGAAGTTATTTGTCATCAAATTTAGGGTTATTTTTGTCAATATTGTAGGGTACGAGTCTTTGagtttggttcaaatttgcccTTTTCTTGTAAATCAAGTATCAACAACTCCAAATGTTTACCAATTTTCTTTGTTAATAGAGTATTTCGTTGACGTATAAGGCCCTTAAAAATTGGTTGTGATGATACATATTGACGGTTAGGAAGACATTgacacaaattaaaaaaatttatcgggtatcaaaaccaaatttaaaatttcgaGAGTAAAGTGGAATAAGATCAAAGTTCAGGGATCAatgtttaactttttttttttttttctaaattaaaattttaacttCTAAAGTTCTAATATATAATCTCTCTCTCCCACTCAATATAGAACAACTCATACACACAG
Proteins encoded in this region:
- the LOC126593487 gene encoding protein PLANT CADMIUM RESISTANCE 10-like — encoded protein: MKGQSSYAPPAYVPLGMSDSESAIVLCSEDPPMQQSSGDGPKQWSSGICACCDDMQSCCVGLFCPCFLFGKNAEFLGSGTLLGSCMTHFILWALVNTVCCLLTEGLFLGIPGCFVACYACGYRSALRTKYNLQEAPCGDFVTHFFCHLCAICQEYREIREKSDSSPPDLSLAVVTAPSVQTMEPGLQM
- the LOC126593483 gene encoding chaperone protein dnaJ 72-like, which codes for MDHYKVLGLTRNASKAEIKEAFRKLAVKLHPDKHSASPKAERDSATVRFKQVSEAYQVLTDDRKRADYNFQSSRRPHSNYNTYTRSYGYGYSRSNTYSYRRGGGGSGAANRASSAFENLLRYVTTRAFLLNVSVAGAFLGGMAVVNLGWDAFWKMHNNEKSFEEAMRSIRKAKVHTEKQSEPATKVPS